From one Bacteroides intestinalis DSM 17393 genomic stretch:
- a CDS encoding RagB/SusD family nutrient uptake outer membrane protein, with protein MKLLKYLFISSVLFFVSSCGNDWLDLDPSTSIDTETSIKILSDVEFTLNGIYSTMQSSDAYSGRLVYYGDVTGDDMQAVSSTKRVADYYRFNFTKDNGPTSHWSYLYSIIQNCNLILMNIDKLVIDEEDTEYRDDLKGEALAIRGLALFDLTRIFGYPYTKDNGASLGVPIVEGLSTIESKPSRNTVAQCYTKVISDLTESIGLLSGDFNKGKINKWGAMALLSRVYLYKNDNTNALKMAKDAIKGAEKEGYALWTNEEYPTAWSNDASASNPGEVLFEIVNLTTDSPGKESMGYLNSKDGYDDMCITCSFYQFLKKDPKDIRLKLLSFDKKYYAYVFKYQPQQNESITDANIPLIRLSEVYLIAAEAAVKLGDNATAIEYLDPIVKRANPENTVVGQTITLERVLDERRKELVAEGHRMYDVIRNGLTVERKDVKDSNLSKTKHDTKYMTYDWNFYMIVLPVPKKEMDANPNMEQNPGYGGR; from the coding sequence ATGAAGCTATTAAAATATTTATTTATCAGTTCTGTATTGTTCTTCGTAAGTTCTTGCGGAAACGATTGGTTGGATCTGGATCCTTCCACTTCGATAGATACTGAAACCAGTATTAAGATATTGTCGGATGTTGAGTTTACCTTGAATGGTATTTATAGCACGATGCAAAGCTCGGATGCCTACTCCGGTCGGCTGGTATATTATGGAGACGTGACGGGAGATGATATGCAGGCGGTTAGTTCTACCAAACGTGTGGCCGACTATTATCGTTTCAATTTTACAAAAGATAATGGCCCCACTTCTCACTGGTCTTATCTTTATTCTATCATTCAGAATTGTAATCTGATTCTGATGAACATTGACAAGCTTGTCATTGATGAAGAAGATACCGAATACAGAGATGACCTGAAAGGCGAAGCTTTGGCAATCCGTGGGCTGGCCTTATTCGACTTGACCCGTATCTTCGGCTATCCCTATACCAAAGATAACGGAGCATCATTGGGGGTGCCCATTGTGGAAGGATTGTCCACTATTGAAAGTAAACCCTCCCGAAACACCGTAGCTCAGTGCTATACGAAGGTGATTTCCGATCTTACCGAAAGCATTGGTTTGCTGAGCGGTGATTTTAATAAGGGTAAAATTAATAAATGGGGAGCAATGGCATTACTCAGCCGCGTATATCTCTACAAGAATGATAACACTAATGCACTGAAAATGGCGAAAGATGCCATTAAGGGAGCGGAAAAAGAAGGCTATGCCTTGTGGACCAATGAAGAATATCCCACAGCATGGAGTAATGATGCGTCTGCCTCCAATCCGGGTGAAGTCTTGTTCGAAATCGTGAACCTTACTACTGATAGCCCGGGTAAGGAGAGTATGGGCTATCTGAATTCTAAGGATGGTTATGATGACATGTGCATCACTTGTTCCTTCTATCAGTTCCTGAAGAAAGATCCTAAAGATATACGTCTTAAATTGTTGAGTTTCGATAAGAAATATTATGCTTATGTCTTTAAGTATCAACCGCAGCAGAATGAAAGTATCACGGATGCCAATATTCCGCTTATTCGTCTGTCCGAAGTTTATCTGATTGCGGCTGAGGCAGCTGTCAAGTTGGGCGATAATGCCACAGCGATTGAGTATCTCGATCCGATTGTGAAGCGCGCTAATCCGGAAAACACAGTAGTGGGACAGACCATTACTCTGGAAAGAGTGCTGGATGAACGCCGTAAAGAACTGGTTGCCGAAGGACACCGCATGTATGACGTTATCAGAAATGGATTGACAGTAGAGCGTAAGGATGTAAAAGACAGCAATCTGAGTAAAACCAAACATGATACGAAGTATATGACCTATGACTGGAATTTCTATATGATTGTACTTCCTGTTCCCAAGAAGGAAATGGATGCCAATCCTAATATGGAACAGAACCCTGGATATGGTGGAAGATAA